A genomic stretch from Methylorubrum extorquens includes:
- a CDS encoding conserved protein of unknown function (Evidence 4 : Unknown function but conserved in other organisms) — protein MAYVNSPPRASASAPRPCGCHRWRLSPWPHARRPRRSLARSPRPGRGPARTGAGRAARRRFGRRWSLLVLASCREPQGQKRSAVLLIVMPPHELAIGILKNPEARVLGILGHVARHVLANLYDELAVGALFDGVVQGEHQAFRARTTNSQIGMPTGVPGTPR, from the coding sequence ATGGCCTATGTCAACTCGCCGCCGCGAGCATCCGCCTCCGCACCTCGGCCATGCGGGTGTCATCGCTGGCGCCTGTCACCATGGCCTCACGCCCGACGGCCTCGTAGATCTCTCGCACGGTCGCCTCGTCCAGGCCGAGGCCCTGCGCGAACCGGAGCAGGCCGCGCAGCTCGGCGGCGGTTTGGTCGTCGTTGGTCATTGCTGGTCCTGGCCTCCTGCCGCGAACCGCAGGGCCAGAAACGCAGCGCCGTCCTCTTGATCGTGATGCCGCCCCACGAGTTGGCCATCGGCATCCTCAAGAACCCAGAGGCCCGGGTGCTCGGCATCCTCGGACACGTGGCCCGCCACGTCCTCGCCAACCTTTACGATGAACTCGCCGTTGGCGCTCTCTTCGATGGTGTAGTCCAAGGGGAACATCAAGCCTTCCGCGCCCGAACGACGAACTCCCAGATCGGCATGCCAACTGGGGTGCCTGGAACGCCGCGATAG
- a CDS encoding protein of unknown function (Evidence 5 : Unknown function): MAEVRKRMRAPWLGRASVSYDRYMQERRQRRLRIEAAASRTIEDRL, encoded by the coding sequence ATGGCCGAGGTGCGGAAGCGGATGCGTGCACCGTGGCTCGGTCGCGCGAGCGTGTCCTATGACCGCTACATGCAAGAGCGCCGTCAGCGACGGCTAAGGATTGAGGCGGCGGCATCGCGGACTATAGAAGACCGGCTGTAA
- a CDS encoding putative transcriptional regulator, XRE family (Evidence 3 : Putative function from multiple computational evidences; Product type r : regulator) — MDDHSGSPKQATKHDAMVGLRIQALRKSRGISQTALGIAIGVTFQQIQKYENGTNRVGAGRLSDIAGVLGAPVSVFFDDGGGTAALEKTEVFDFLRAPGAIDLLNAFITIEDDQLRREVLALVRSAARMEQDRGA; from the coding sequence ATGGACGACCATAGTGGATCGCCGAAGCAGGCAACCAAGCACGACGCTATGGTCGGCCTGCGCATTCAGGCGCTGCGCAAGTCCAGGGGCATCTCACAAACTGCGCTCGGCATCGCGATCGGCGTGACGTTCCAGCAGATCCAGAAATATGAGAACGGCACGAACCGCGTCGGCGCCGGTCGCCTGAGCGACATCGCTGGGGTACTTGGAGCGCCGGTCTCCGTCTTTTTTGACGATGGGGGCGGCACCGCCGCGCTGGAAAAGACAGAGGTGTTCGATTTTTTGCGTGCCCCGGGCGCCATCGACCTGCTGAACGCCTTCATCACAATTGAGGATGACCAGCTACGTCGCGAGGTTCTGGCCCTTGTTCGCAGCGCCGCTCGCATGGAGCAGGATCGGGGCGCCTGA
- a CDS encoding protein of unknown function (Evidence 5 : Unknown function): MLRSGLAQRDQCAERANRRSKNACQRDGNGRDWRKLLWPQQPKSAKGEEPTAYAAQQCDDDATFDERFAHPSHLGRAAI; this comes from the coding sequence TTGCTCCGATCTGGTCTGGCTCAGCGCGATCAGTGCGCCGAACGCGCCAACCGCCGATCCAAGAACGCCTGCCAGCGCGACGGCAACGGGAGGGATTGGCGCAAGCTGCTGTGGCCACAGCAGCCAAAGAGCGCCAAGGGCGAAGAGCCCACAGCATACGCCGCTCAGCAGTGCGATGACGACGCGACGTTTGACGAGAGGTTTGCTCATCCGTCGCATCTAGGGCGCGCTGCGATTTAA
- a CDS encoding protein of unknown function (Evidence 5 : Unknown function) translates to MGLDPGLFDGGKRVPYADLARLITLGAERTNCPYLGLLVGQRGTLGSLGRLGALMRHSDSVGDALRALVAHSGTQNWGAVVGLGIHSGVAVFSYAPLWSGSRVRGHPLGASARHHDQRPSGARWG, encoded by the coding sequence TTGGGTCTCGATCCCGGACTCTTCGACGGCGGCAAGCGCGTCCCCTATGCCGACCTCGCCCGCCTGATCACCCTCGGGGCTGAGCGGACGAACTGCCCTTATCTTGGGCTCCTCGTCGGCCAGCGCGGCACCCTGGGATCGCTGGGACGTCTCGGTGCGCTCATGCGCCACTCGGACAGCGTCGGCGACGCCTTGCGGGCGCTCGTCGCGCACTCAGGCACGCAGAACTGGGGCGCGGTGGTCGGGCTAGGCATCCACAGCGGCGTCGCCGTTTTCAGCTACGCCCCCCTATGGTCCGGAAGCCGAGTGCGCGGCCATCCACTCGGAGCGAGCGCTCGCCACCATGACCAACGTCCTTCGGGCGCTAGGTGGGGCTGA
- a CDS encoding protein of unknown function (Evidence 5 : Unknown function), with amino-acid sequence MTFMQILDDGGRKVAHYTLEDGAPKPDLPDGWSFELADDTPLWQPAPDAISDRQFAQALALAGTISEAEALAWAARGELPEAMEAALAKIPEAGGRRFGARMMLAGATTFERGHPLTDQLGGLLTNPATGKPYDAAALDALWSRAAAL; translated from the coding sequence ATGACTTTCATGCAGATACTGGACGATGGCGGCCGGAAGGTCGCTCACTACACGCTGGAAGACGGCGCGCCGAAGCCCGACCTGCCGGATGGCTGGTCCTTCGAGTTGGCCGACGACACACCCCTGTGGCAGCCGGCACCCGACGCGATCTCGGACCGACAGTTCGCGCAAGCGCTCGCGCTCGCCGGCACCATCTCCGAGGCCGAGGCGCTGGCCTGGGCCGCACGCGGCGAGTTGCCCGAGGCGATGGAAGCCGCACTGGCGAAGATCCCCGAAGCAGGTGGCCGGCGCTTTGGCGCGCGCATGATGCTGGCCGGCGCGACGACCTTCGAGCGTGGCCACCCGCTCACCGATCAGCTCGGCGGCCTGCTGACCAACCCGGCCACCGGCAAACCCTACGACGCCGCTGCGCTCGATGCGCTTTGGTCCCGCGCTGCCGCCCTGTGA
- a CDS encoding Putative MucR family transcriptional regulatory protein y4pD (fragment) (Evidence 3 : Putative function from multiple computational evidences) encodes MISFIDGAPYMMLKRHLRRHGLDPDSYRARYGLPADYPMVAPSYSERRSGIARSSGLPHRRRKWPAKADVGTTSGA; translated from the coding sequence TTGATCTCGTTCATCGACGGCGCGCCGTACATGATGCTGAAGCGGCACCTTCGTCGGCATGGGCTAGATCCCGACAGCTACCGCGCCCGCTATGGCTTGCCGGCAGACTATCCCATGGTAGCGCCGAGCTACTCGGAGCGCCGGTCGGGAATCGCCCGCTCCTCCGGCCTGCCGCATCGGCGCCGGAAATGGCCGGCGAAGGCCGATGTGGGAACCACATCCGGAGCCTGA
- a CDS encoding protein of unknown function; putative exported protein (Evidence 5 : Unknown function), with amino-acid sequence MTRVLLLAALALACVASPAFAEVATVGDKPVLIPWGDWLVALAVSLREPILTILLPIIAAYIIQAIRKVYPWAALFLSQRRVEMMLEAAVGFGLNAVNGAAKDKTLSVNVAVPVIAKGTQYVIDTAPTAVIKAAGGADGIAARIFRKLDLDDHASEAAVLVPAQEQIAAGTVDADELRRMDEMTRR; translated from the coding sequence ATGACCCGTGTGCTTCTGCTCGCGGCGCTGGCGCTCGCCTGTGTCGCGTCTCCCGCCTTCGCCGAGGTCGCCACCGTCGGCGACAAGCCCGTGCTGATCCCGTGGGGCGATTGGCTCGTCGCGCTCGCCGTGTCGCTGCGCGAGCCGATCCTGACGATCCTCCTGCCGATCATCGCGGCCTACATCATCCAGGCCATCCGCAAGGTCTATCCGTGGGCGGCCCTGTTTCTGTCGCAGCGGCGCGTGGAGATGATGCTCGAGGCGGCCGTCGGCTTCGGCCTCAACGCGGTCAACGGCGCGGCCAAGGACAAGACGCTCTCGGTCAACGTGGCGGTGCCGGTCATCGCCAAGGGCACGCAGTACGTCATCGACACCGCCCCGACCGCGGTCATCAAGGCGGCCGGCGGTGCTGATGGCATCGCGGCCCGGATCTTCCGCAAGCTCGACCTAGACGACCATGCCAGCGAGGCGGCTGTGCTCGTCCCGGCGCAGGAGCAGATCGCCGCCGGCACGGTGGATGCCGACGAGCTGCGCCGCATGGACGAGATGACCCGGCGCTGA
- a CDS encoding conserved protein of unknown function (Evidence 4 : Unknown function but conserved in other organisms), producing the protein MLALPEGLGPPLRSTVPSPCADVELWLKDAHVYLVIGPSTRISPVVTYPGNRPHARSENTIGPLTTFAREAPEEVVRAPCVERGAKEK; encoded by the coding sequence ATGCTCGCATTGCCGGAAGGACTTGGCCCCCCACTGCGCTCCACCGTCCCGTCGCCCTGTGCCGACGTCGAACTCTGGCTGAAGGATGCACACGTCTACCTGGTCATCGGGCCGAGCACGCGCATCAGCCCGGTAGTTACCTACCCCGGTAACCGACCGCACGCCCGCTCCGAGAACACGATCGGGCCGCTGACGACGTTCGCGCGGGAAGCACCGGAGGAGGTGGTGCGGGCGCCCTGCGTGGAGCGTGGAGCAAAGGAGAAGTGA
- a CDS encoding conserved membrane protein of unknown function (Evidence 4 : Unknown function but conserved in other organisms) has translation MTAPSKPSDHADGWTHRIGRRLLTEVKRILGIFTYLWVVFGLLILHEHIVLSRHGIEYGFYGLAFINAWILAKVMLVGESLDMLPIFQGRPLIFPILTRSFVFAALLVCAYAIEKMAFGLWHGKTLAGSVPAIGGGGARGVASVGLIMAVALIPYFAFRELGRVLGRERLRTVLFQDGAAITLPDQETPKVP, from the coding sequence ATGACCGCACCTTCAAAGCCTTCCGACCATGCTGACGGCTGGACGCACCGGATTGGGCGCAGGCTCCTCACAGAGGTCAAGCGGATCCTCGGCATCTTCACCTATCTCTGGGTCGTCTTCGGGCTTCTCATCCTGCACGAGCACATCGTGCTGTCGCGCCATGGCATAGAGTATGGGTTTTACGGGCTGGCTTTCATCAATGCCTGGATCTTGGCGAAGGTCATGCTCGTGGGCGAGAGCCTGGATATGCTCCCCATCTTCCAAGGACGACCGTTGATCTTTCCGATCCTTACGCGATCCTTCGTATTTGCAGCACTCCTGGTATGTGCCTACGCCATCGAGAAGATGGCGTTTGGTCTCTGGCATGGGAAGACGTTGGCTGGGAGCGTGCCGGCCATCGGCGGTGGGGGTGCCCGTGGGGTCGCGTCGGTCGGCCTCATCATGGCCGTGGCTCTGATCCCCTATTTTGCGTTCCGGGAACTCGGCCGGGTGCTGGGGCGAGAACGCTTGCGAACCGTCCTGTTCCAGGACGGGGCAGCAATAACCCTCCCGGACCAAGAGACACCAAAGGTGCCCTGA
- a CDS encoding conserved protein of unknown function (Evidence 4 : Unknown function but conserved in other organisms): MTGLRLFGYGCLTIITGAILATAGVLAWFIADRGLPVDVKETTVLTPVVRPGGKLVIRQRLDYLRNCSAYVDRALFDAHTHRVILPAVRYERPPQGLGPRTITFTVTVPEEFGPGAGEYHAAPEYHCNPLQRHYWPITRAQNVVRFQIERKP; encoded by the coding sequence ATGACGGGGCTTCGTCTCTTCGGCTACGGCTGCCTCACCATCATCACCGGCGCGATCCTCGCGACCGCCGGAGTACTGGCATGGTTCATCGCCGATCGTGGCCTGCCGGTGGATGTGAAGGAGACGACCGTGCTGACGCCTGTGGTGCGTCCGGGCGGCAAGCTCGTGATCCGGCAGCGCTTGGACTACCTGCGCAACTGCAGCGCCTACGTCGACCGGGCCCTATTTGATGCGCACACGCATCGGGTGATCCTGCCGGCGGTTCGGTATGAGCGCCCACCGCAGGGGCTCGGCCCGCGCACGATCACCTTCACGGTCACGGTGCCCGAGGAGTTTGGGCCGGGCGCCGGTGAGTACCATGCCGCTCCAGAGTACCACTGCAACCCGCTCCAACGGCACTACTGGCCGATCACGCGGGCGCAGAACGTGGTGCGCTTTCAGATCGAGCGAAAGCCGTGA
- a CDS encoding conserved protein of unknown function (Evidence 4 : Unknown function but conserved in other organisms) yields the protein MNACYPPSTDVADGAKVGFEPLASGKSAKDARAYLYIGPSTRISPVVTDPGNRPHARSEITIGPLMTFVRETPEAVVRVPCVERDSS from the coding sequence GTGAATGCCTGCTACCCACCCTCAACGGACGTCGCGGATGGGGCGAAGGTCGGATTCGAACCGCTGGCAAGCGGGAAGTCGGCCAAGGACGCCCGCGCCTACCTCTACATCGGGCCGAGCACGCGCATCAGTCCGGTGGTTACCGATCCGGGTAACCGGCCGCACGCTCGATCCGAGATCACCATTGGACCGCTGATGACGTTCGTGCGGGAGACGCCAGAGGCGGTGGTGCGAGTCCCGTGCGTGGAGCGGGACTCGTCGTAG
- a CDS encoding protein of unknown function (Evidence 5 : Unknown function) — protein sequence MQSPGHTMEPDGEDRFVVRVDGDLAGYVTQDPVRPGLWIAEDQKRRFMGRVYQPEKAATFLAAWFIAGDEA from the coding sequence ATGCAGTCGCCTGGCCACACAATGGAGCCCGACGGAGAGGATCGCTTCGTCGTGAGGGTCGATGGAGACCTAGCGGGATACGTGACCCAAGATCCTGTGCGGCCTGGTTTGTGGATCGCAGAGGATCAGAAGCGCCGGTTCATGGGCCGTGTGTATCAGCCGGAGAAGGCAGCGACGTTCCTTGCAGCTTGGTTCATCGCCGGGGATGAGGCGTGA
- a CDS encoding conserved protein of unknown function (Evidence 4 : Unknown function but conserved in other organisms) has translation MLTLTKTVTTTETKTLETAADIADHVHAEFLRRMEAAPFKFGDRVRITRRDGIPPEFMTGDVGTVMLCDPEFQQLTTLMGVNASGMTIQFPVQTANLELV, from the coding sequence ATGCTGACCCTGACCAAGACCGTCACGACGACCGAGACGAAGACCCTGGAGACGGCGGCCGACATCGCCGATCACGTCCACGCCGAGTTCCTGCGGCGCATGGAGGCCGCACCGTTCAAGTTCGGCGATCGGGTGCGGATCACCCGCCGCGACGGCATCCCGCCCGAGTTCATGACCGGCGATGTCGGCACGGTGATGCTGTGCGATCCGGAGTTCCAGCAGCTCACCACGCTGATGGGCGTGAACGCCTCAGGCATGACGATCCAGTTTCCGGTGCAGACGGCGAACCTCGAACTCGTCTGA
- a CDS encoding conserved protein of unknown function (Evidence 4 : Unknown function but conserved in other organisms) has translation MPGSERLPEEELRQARRGAAIGAGEMLRSSVHPPERGLGEDAVRRAIGLDNDDDDRRVMSFPPHMRKLFRSIDEGEAEKLLALLALRKDTIDWIAEKNPRELKNLDGVVEFVSSSRTAAKVLMWVGGFAVAFVGGVTALAKNGIDLFSMVRGGR, from the coding sequence ATGCCCGGGTCGGAACGACTGCCGGAAGAGGAACTGCGGCAGGCGCGGCGCGGGGCGGCGATCGGCGCGGGAGAGATGCTGCGCAGCAGCGTTCACCCGCCCGAACGCGGCCTCGGCGAGGATGCCGTGCGCCGGGCCATCGGCCTGGATAACGACGATGACGACCGCCGCGTCATGTCGTTCCCGCCGCACATGCGCAAGCTGTTTCGCTCGATCGACGAGGGTGAGGCCGAGAAGCTGCTCGCCCTGCTGGCGCTGCGCAAGGACACCATCGACTGGATCGCCGAGAAGAACCCGCGCGAGCTGAAGAACCTCGACGGGGTCGTCGAGTTCGTCAGCTCCTCGCGCACGGCCGCCAAGGTGCTGATGTGGGTCGGGGGCTTTGCGGTGGCCTTCGTTGGCGGCGTCACGGCGCTCGCCAAGAACGGCATCGACCTGTTCTCGATGGTGCGAGGCGGCCGATGA
- a CDS encoding protein of unknown function (Evidence 5 : Unknown function), producing MTNDDQTAAELRGLLRFAQGLGLDEATVREIYEAVGREAMVTGASDDTRMAEVRRRMLAAAS from the coding sequence ATGACCAACGACGACCAAACCGCCGCCGAGCTGCGCGGCCTGCTCCGGTTCGCGCAGGGCCTCGGCCTGGACGAGGCGACCGTGCGAGAGATCTACGAGGCCGTCGGGCGTGAGGCCATGGTGACAGGCGCCAGCGATGACACCCGCATGGCCGAGGTGCGGAGGCGGATGCTCGCGGCGGCGAGTTGA
- a CDS encoding conserved protein of unknown function (Evidence 4 : Unknown function but conserved in other organisms), with product MTGSDAAWDKLRPYGIKRITERHPTEPAKIVVGEREIAVR from the coding sequence ATGACGGGAAGCGATGCGGCTTGGGACAAGCTGAGGCCCTACGGGATCAAGCGCATCACCGAGCGTCACCCGACTGAGCCGGCGAAGATCGTCGTCGGCGAGCGCGAGATCGCGGTGCGGTAG
- a CDS encoding conserved protein of unknown function (Evidence 4 : Unknown function but conserved in other organisms), with the protein MRFHVFIWKRLHICGYRPQVDHWLTVEWATACPPTALSRLVGATVKSLTITEVPRSLDWQEAIRRTECANVYASEKWGEYKRRLGWLVKRVIISDQSGRELGLVQYQIRKRGPSRFILAQGCPILTDKGAFQAKEVFEAFVAHLNLGRLDLLGIRYHQFETGEAKLALLAHGFRPVISAKDHTLEVNLLQTMESIRSALDGRWRNALVKAERNNNIVINFSQSPSDRSQAFDVFSKMYTSLKERKGFQNSLNTQIYGDLAAHDTCLEFQEVRENGEPILVRIAHKSRHRWTDFFVASNERARELEVPRLALWRALEKAKQEGASIYDLGGIDPANNRGVYVFKAGVTRSVAQATPLWLYSRSSIVRDAAASILSRR; encoded by the coding sequence ATGCGCTTCCACGTCTTCATATGGAAACGTCTGCACATTTGCGGGTACAGGCCGCAGGTTGATCATTGGCTTACCGTTGAATGGGCCACCGCCTGCCCGCCAACGGCATTGTCACGACTGGTTGGGGCTACTGTGAAATCGCTGACAATCACCGAAGTGCCTCGGAGTTTGGATTGGCAGGAAGCTATTCGCCGGACCGAGTGTGCCAATGTTTACGCATCCGAAAAGTGGGGAGAATACAAAAGGCGCCTCGGTTGGTTGGTGAAGCGCGTCATTATAAGCGACCAATCGGGGCGAGAGCTTGGATTGGTTCAATATCAAATACGCAAGCGCGGCCCATCTCGCTTTATTTTGGCGCAGGGCTGCCCAATTTTAACTGACAAAGGGGCTTTTCAGGCGAAAGAGGTCTTCGAAGCCTTTGTTGCGCACTTGAATCTGGGACGTCTCGATCTGCTTGGCATTAGATATCATCAATTCGAGACGGGTGAAGCAAAGCTCGCCCTCCTGGCTCATGGATTTCGCCCAGTGATCTCGGCCAAGGATCACACGCTTGAGGTCAATCTTTTACAGACCATGGAATCGATCCGGTCGGCTTTGGATGGGCGCTGGCGCAACGCACTCGTAAAAGCGGAGCGCAATAACAATATAGTGATAAATTTCTCCCAAAGTCCTTCAGATAGATCTCAGGCATTCGACGTGTTTTCCAAGATGTATACTTCTCTCAAAGAGAGAAAGGGGTTCCAGAATAGCCTCAACACCCAGATATACGGCGACCTGGCAGCGCACGACACTTGCCTCGAATTTCAAGAGGTTCGTGAAAATGGAGAGCCGATCCTTGTCCGTATAGCTCATAAGTCGCGTCACCGCTGGACTGATTTTTTTGTCGCCTCTAACGAACGTGCTCGAGAGTTGGAGGTGCCAAGGCTTGCGCTGTGGCGCGCTCTTGAGAAGGCCAAACAGGAGGGGGCTTCGATTTACGATCTTGGCGGTATCGATCCCGCGAACAACCGAGGTGTCTACGTGTTCAAGGCGGGTGTGACGCGAAGTGTTGCTCAGGCAACTCCGTTGTGGCTTTACAGCCGGTCTTCTATAGTCCGCGATGCCGCCGCCTCAATCCTTAGCCGTCGCTGA
- a CDS encoding protein of unknown function (Evidence 5 : Unknown function): MILGRDHWAKSMSQEGELCFTRLELMISNAKQIETSQIQVRNKGFEDLFRLKSPFVS; the protein is encoded by the coding sequence GTGATCCTTGGCCGAGATCACTGGGCGAAATCCATGAGCCAGGAGGGCGAGCTTTGCTTCACCCGTCTCGAATTGATGATATCTAATGCCAAGCAGATCGAGACGTCCCAGATTCAAGTGCGCAACAAAGGCTTCGAAGACCTCTTTCGCCTGAAAAGCCCCTTTGTCAGTTAA
- a CDS encoding protein of unknown function (Evidence 5 : Unknown function), with the protein MILNQSKLSPRLVAYNDALHQPTEAPFVFSPLFGCVNIGTLGPANSFLPIQTPRHFGDCQRFHSSPNQS; encoded by the coding sequence TTGATATTGAACCAATCCAAGCTCTCGCCCCGATTGGTCGCTTATAATGACGCGCTTCACCAACCAACCGAGGCGCCTTTTGTATTCTCCCCACTTTTCGGATGCGTAAACATTGGCACACTCGGTCCGGCGAATAGCTTCCTGCCAATCCAAACTCCGAGGCACTTCGGTGATTGTCAGCGATTTCACAGTAGCCCCAACCAGTCGTGA
- a CDS encoding protein of unknown function (Evidence 5 : Unknown function) codes for MTRLMSYTDKDRLSIFTNLLKFEASVVRCQVAVYLGVEAILEPLSLFERSIHLGKHVECLRSI; via the coding sequence GTGACGCGACTTATGAGCTATACGGACAAGGATCGGCTCTCCATTTTCACGAACCTCTTGAAATTCGAGGCAAGTGTCGTGCGCTGCCAGGTCGCCGTATATCTGGGTGTTGAGGCTATTCTGGAACCCCTTTCTCTCTTTGAGAGAAGTATACATCTTGGAAAACACGTCGAATGCCTGAGATCTATCTGA
- a CDS encoding conserved protein of unknown function (Evidence 4 : Unknown function but conserved in other organisms), with translation MTVAEIQRALLARGYDLGKSGADGDAGPLTIAAVTAFQRSAGLVADGIAGPKTQAALQKADISERREAPDKPGWLVLAEALNGLKEAPGVKNNPEVVKLFADAGFPGIKTDSTAWCAAFVNAVLERAGHPGSRSLAARSFESWGVGLPAPALGAIATKKRNGSAWQGHTGLVVGASKDQVFLLGGNQSDAVNVAAFKRSEIVAYRWPADVPLPAPHTLPTTIAGARSGVSEA, from the coding sequence ATGACCGTTGCTGAAATCCAGCGCGCTCTCTTGGCGCGCGGGTATGACCTCGGGAAGAGCGGCGCAGACGGCGATGCGGGGCCGCTCACCATCGCCGCTGTGACTGCGTTTCAACGCTCGGCGGGCCTCGTGGCCGACGGCATCGCCGGTCCGAAGACGCAGGCCGCCCTGCAGAAGGCCGACATCAGCGAGCGGCGAGAGGCGCCCGACAAGCCCGGATGGCTCGTGCTGGCCGAGGCGCTGAACGGTCTGAAGGAAGCGCCGGGCGTCAAGAACAATCCGGAGGTGGTGAAGCTGTTCGCAGACGCGGGCTTCCCCGGCATCAAGACCGACAGCACCGCGTGGTGTGCAGCCTTCGTCAACGCCGTGCTGGAGCGCGCCGGGCATCCCGGCTCGCGCAGCCTCGCGGCCCGCTCGTTCGAGTCCTGGGGGGTCGGACTGCCGGCGCCCGCCCTCGGCGCCATCGCCACGAAGAAGCGCAACGGCTCAGCATGGCAGGGGCACACCGGCCTCGTCGTCGGCGCGAGCAAGGATCAGGTGTTCCTGCTCGGGGGCAACCAGAGCGACGCGGTCAACGTGGCGGCGTTCAAGCGCTCGGAGATCGTTGCCTATCGCTGGCCGGCCGACGTGCCGCTGCCGGCGCCGCATACGCTGCCGACGACGATTGCCGGCGCCCGCTCGGGTGTGAGCGAGGCGTAG
- a CDS encoding Helix-turn-helix-domain containing protein AraC type (fragment): MTNVLRALGGADWVLQEVLLPRSKPRDTAPYGRFFRAPVRFDQEAAALVFSADHLEQHIAGADPTVRRLVEGRIRRLEAQRSSSLTEELRRYLRIQMTQQLCTADRVARMWRVNRRTFSRHLRAEGTTFKQLASEAQFQVAKQLLAETCMSLTEISATLNFSEPAAFTHAFRRWSGMTPSAWRLENRAS; this comes from the coding sequence ATGACCAACGTCCTTCGGGCGCTAGGTGGGGCTGATTGGGTGCTGCAGGAGGTTCTGCTGCCGCGCTCCAAGCCACGCGACACCGCTCCCTATGGCCGCTTCTTCCGTGCGCCCGTCCGGTTCGATCAAGAGGCGGCTGCCTTGGTGTTCTCGGCCGACCATCTTGAGCAGCACATCGCCGGTGCAGACCCGACTGTCCGCCGGCTGGTAGAGGGCCGCATCCGCCGACTTGAGGCCCAACGGTCATCCAGTTTGACGGAGGAGCTGCGTCGATACCTCCGGATCCAAATGACCCAGCAGCTCTGCACGGCGGATCGCGTGGCGCGTATGTGGCGGGTCAACCGCCGCACCTTTAGCCGACATTTGCGGGCCGAGGGCACGACCTTCAAGCAGCTTGCCAGCGAGGCACAGTTCCAGGTGGCCAAGCAACTGTTGGCCGAGACGTGCATGAGCCTGACGGAGATCTCGGCCACCCTGAACTTCTCCGAGCCGGCCGCTTTCACGCATGCCTTCCGGCGCTGGTCGGGCATGACGCCGAGTGCGTGGCGGCTGGAGAACCGAGCGTCTTAA